A window of the Gossypium hirsutum isolate 1008001.06 chromosome A05, Gossypium_hirsutum_v2.1, whole genome shotgun sequence genome harbors these coding sequences:
- the LOC107959105 gene encoding 18.1 kDa class I heat shock protein, whose amino-acid sequence MSQLIPSLFGGRRTNVFDPFSLDVWDPLFSSALANNVPSSARETAAIVNARIDWKETPQAHVIKADLPGLKKEQVKVEVEEGRVLQISGERSKEEEEKNDKWHRIERSSGKFMRRFRLPENAVMDQIKASMEDGVLTVTAPKKEDKKPQVKTIDISG is encoded by the coding sequence ATGTCCCAACTCATTCCTAGCCTTTTTGGCGGTCGAAGAACCAATGTGTTTGATCCATTTTCTTTAGACGTATGGGATCCTTTGTTCAGTTCCGCATTGGCTAACAACGTGCCTTCATCAGCACGTGAGACTGCAGCCATTGTTAATGCAAGGATCGACTGGAAAGAAACACCCCAAGCTCATGTTATCAAAGCCGACCTTCCAGGGCTGAAGAAAGAGCAAGTGAAAGTTGAGGTTGAAGAAGGTAGGGTTCTTCAGATAAGTGgagaaagaagcaaagaagaagaagaaaagaatgatAAATGGCATCGCATTGAGCGAAGCAGTGGCAAGTTCATGAGGAGGTTCAGGTTGCCGGAGAATGCTGTGATGGATCAGATTAAAGCTAGCATGGAAGATGGCGTCTTAACTGTGACTGCCCCTAAGAAAGAAGACAAGAAACCTCAGGTCAAGACTATCGATATTTCTGGCTAA
- the LOC107959104 gene encoding U-box domain-containing protein 13 isoform X1: MEEEKGELLRSLIDAVNQIAPIGDYRCAVKKEFCNLARRLKLLTPMFEEIRESKEQIPEETVKALVSLKEALVSAKELLRFGSEGSKIYLVLERDQIMHKFHEVTARVEQALSGISYENLDISDEVKEQVELVLAQFRRAKGRVDVPDVELYEDLLSLYNKSNDAAADPDVLRRLAEKLQLVGIAELTQESLALHEMVSASCGDPGETFEKMSNLLKIIKDFVQTENPNLDASAREKNLPSSSGQATTDGNHKTPVIPDDFRCPISLELMKDPVIVSTGQTYERSCIEKWLEQGHGTCPKTQQTLSSPALTPNYVLRSLIAQWCEANGIEPPKRPGSSRPNKVTSACSPAERTKIEILLCKLASSSPEDQRMAAGEIRLLAKRNADNRVAIAEAGAIPLLVTLLSTPDSRTQEHAVTALLNLSICEENKGSIISFGAVPGIVQVLKKGSMEARENAAAALFSLSVVDENKVTIGASGAIPPLVTLLSEGTQRGKKDAATALFNLCIYQGNKGKAVRAGVVPTLMRLLTEPGGGMVDEALAILAILSSHPEGKSAIGAAEAVPVLVDVIGNGSPRNRENAAAVLVHLCAGDQQHLAEAQELGVMGPLLDLAQNGTDRGKRKAAQLLERMSRFVEQQKLAQAQAEAHAQQSQSQSQSEIQQPHPPSVAYTVNR, translated from the exons AtggaagaagagaaaggagagctGCTGCGGAGCTTGATCGATGCGGTGAACCAGATAGCTCCAATCGGCGATTACAGATGCGCCGTGAAGAAGGAGTTTTGCAATCTCGCTAGGAGATTGAAGCTGTTGACGCCAATGTTCGAGGAGATTAGAGAAAGCAAAGAGCAAATCCCCGAAGAAACTGTTAAAGCTCTGGTCTCGCTGAAAGAAGCTTTGGTTTCAGCTAAGGAGTTGCTCAGGTTTGGCAGTGAAGGCAGCAAGATTTACCTG GTTCTAGAGAGGGATCAGATTATGCATAAATTTCATGAAGTGACAGCTCGGGTGGAGCAAGCTTTGAGTGGAATTTCGTATGAGAATCTTGACATATCAGATGAAGTTAAGGAACAG GTGGAGCTTGTTCTAGCTCAGTTCAGGAGAGCTAAAGGAAGGGTTGATGTTCCGGATGTTGAACTGTACGAGGATCTATTATCACTCTACAATAAAAGCAACGATGCTGCAGCAGATCCAGATGTTCTAAGGAGATTAGCCGAGAAGTTACAATTGGTTGGGATAGCTGAACTTACGCAAGAATCACTAGCTCTACATGAGATGGTTTCTGCCAGTTGTGGAGATCCTGGGGAAACATTTGAAAAGATGTCAAACTTACTAAAGATAATCAAGGATTTTGTACAGACAGAAAATCCTAATTTGGATGCTTCTGCAAGGGAAAAGAATCTTCCTAGTAGTAGTGGGCAAGCAACCACTGATGGAAATCACAAGACTCCAGTTATACCAGATGATTTTCGCTGTCCAATATCCCTGGAGTTGATGAAGGACCCTGTCATTGTTTCCACAGGGCAG ACTTATGAACGTTCTTGCATTGAGAAATGGCTGGAGCAAGGTCACGGAACATGTCCAAAGACACAACAGACCCTCAGTAGCCCTGCTCTTACGCCCAATTATGTATTGCGTAGTCTAATAGCTCAATGGTGTGAGGCAAATGGCATTGAGCCGCCTAAAAGACCCGGTAGTTCTCGACCCAATAAAGTCACATCTGCCTGCTCACCCGCTGAACGTACCAAGATTGAAATTCTCCTCTGTAAGCTTGCATCCAGCAGTCCTGAAGATCAAAGAATGGCTGCAGGTGAAATCCGTCTTCTTGCCAAACGAAATGCAGATAATCGTGTGGCAATTGCTGAAGCTGGGGCCATACCTCTCCTTGTGACCCTCCTTTCGACACCTGATTCACGGACCCAAGAACATGCTGTAACGGCACTCCTTAACCTTTCCATTTGTGAAGAGAACAAAGGAAGTATCATATCTTTTGGAGCAGTTCCCGGTATAGTCCAGGTGCTTAAGAAGGGAAGCATGGAAGCTAGAGAGAATGCAGCAGCTGCTCTCTTCAGCCTCTCAGTAGTGGATGAAAATAAGGTGACAATTGGTGCCTCAGGAGCAATTCCTCCCCTAGTGACATTGCTAAGTGAAGGCACACAAAGGGGGAAAAAAGATGCAGCAACAGCACTCTTTAATTTGTGCATTTACCAAGGGAACAAGGGAAAAGCAGTGAGAGCCGGAGTTGTCCCAACATTAATGCGTTTGTTGACAGAACCTGGAGGAGGAATGGTGGATGAGGCATTAGCCATACTTGCAATACTCTCTAGCCACCCGGAAGGTAAGTCTGCCATAGGAGCAGCAGAGGCAGTGCCAGTTTTGGTAGATGTTATTGGTAATGGATCTCCTAGGAATAGGGAGAATGCAGCTGCGGTTTTGGTGCACCTCTGTGCCGGAGACCAACAGCATTTAGCAGAGGCCCAGGAACTAGGAGTGATGGGTCCTTTGTTGGACTTGGCTCAAAATGGTACAGATAGGGGGAAGCGGAAGGCTGCTCAATTGCTTGAGCGCATGAGCAGGTTTGTTGAGCAGCAAAAGCTTGCACAGGCGCAAGCTGAGGCCCATGCTCAACAGTCCCAGTCTCAGTCTCAGTCTGAGATTCAACAACCACACCCACCCTCTGTGGCATACACTGTTAATAGATGA
- the LOC107959104 gene encoding U-box domain-containing protein 13 isoform X2, giving the protein MHKFHEVTARVEQALSGISYENLDISDEVKEQVELVLAQFRRAKGRVDVPDVELYEDLLSLYNKSNDAAADPDVLRRLAEKLQLVGIAELTQESLALHEMVSASCGDPGETFEKMSNLLKIIKDFVQTENPNLDASAREKNLPSSSGQATTDGNHKTPVIPDDFRCPISLELMKDPVIVSTGQTYERSCIEKWLEQGHGTCPKTQQTLSSPALTPNYVLRSLIAQWCEANGIEPPKRPGSSRPNKVTSACSPAERTKIEILLCKLASSSPEDQRMAAGEIRLLAKRNADNRVAIAEAGAIPLLVTLLSTPDSRTQEHAVTALLNLSICEENKGSIISFGAVPGIVQVLKKGSMEARENAAAALFSLSVVDENKVTIGASGAIPPLVTLLSEGTQRGKKDAATALFNLCIYQGNKGKAVRAGVVPTLMRLLTEPGGGMVDEALAILAILSSHPEGKSAIGAAEAVPVLVDVIGNGSPRNRENAAAVLVHLCAGDQQHLAEAQELGVMGPLLDLAQNGTDRGKRKAAQLLERMSRFVEQQKLAQAQAEAHAQQSQSQSQSEIQQPHPPSVAYTVNR; this is encoded by the exons ATGCATAAATTTCATGAAGTGACAGCTCGGGTGGAGCAAGCTTTGAGTGGAATTTCGTATGAGAATCTTGACATATCAGATGAAGTTAAGGAACAG GTGGAGCTTGTTCTAGCTCAGTTCAGGAGAGCTAAAGGAAGGGTTGATGTTCCGGATGTTGAACTGTACGAGGATCTATTATCACTCTACAATAAAAGCAACGATGCTGCAGCAGATCCAGATGTTCTAAGGAGATTAGCCGAGAAGTTACAATTGGTTGGGATAGCTGAACTTACGCAAGAATCACTAGCTCTACATGAGATGGTTTCTGCCAGTTGTGGAGATCCTGGGGAAACATTTGAAAAGATGTCAAACTTACTAAAGATAATCAAGGATTTTGTACAGACAGAAAATCCTAATTTGGATGCTTCTGCAAGGGAAAAGAATCTTCCTAGTAGTAGTGGGCAAGCAACCACTGATGGAAATCACAAGACTCCAGTTATACCAGATGATTTTCGCTGTCCAATATCCCTGGAGTTGATGAAGGACCCTGTCATTGTTTCCACAGGGCAG ACTTATGAACGTTCTTGCATTGAGAAATGGCTGGAGCAAGGTCACGGAACATGTCCAAAGACACAACAGACCCTCAGTAGCCCTGCTCTTACGCCCAATTATGTATTGCGTAGTCTAATAGCTCAATGGTGTGAGGCAAATGGCATTGAGCCGCCTAAAAGACCCGGTAGTTCTCGACCCAATAAAGTCACATCTGCCTGCTCACCCGCTGAACGTACCAAGATTGAAATTCTCCTCTGTAAGCTTGCATCCAGCAGTCCTGAAGATCAAAGAATGGCTGCAGGTGAAATCCGTCTTCTTGCCAAACGAAATGCAGATAATCGTGTGGCAATTGCTGAAGCTGGGGCCATACCTCTCCTTGTGACCCTCCTTTCGACACCTGATTCACGGACCCAAGAACATGCTGTAACGGCACTCCTTAACCTTTCCATTTGTGAAGAGAACAAAGGAAGTATCATATCTTTTGGAGCAGTTCCCGGTATAGTCCAGGTGCTTAAGAAGGGAAGCATGGAAGCTAGAGAGAATGCAGCAGCTGCTCTCTTCAGCCTCTCAGTAGTGGATGAAAATAAGGTGACAATTGGTGCCTCAGGAGCAATTCCTCCCCTAGTGACATTGCTAAGTGAAGGCACACAAAGGGGGAAAAAAGATGCAGCAACAGCACTCTTTAATTTGTGCATTTACCAAGGGAACAAGGGAAAAGCAGTGAGAGCCGGAGTTGTCCCAACATTAATGCGTTTGTTGACAGAACCTGGAGGAGGAATGGTGGATGAGGCATTAGCCATACTTGCAATACTCTCTAGCCACCCGGAAGGTAAGTCTGCCATAGGAGCAGCAGAGGCAGTGCCAGTTTTGGTAGATGTTATTGGTAATGGATCTCCTAGGAATAGGGAGAATGCAGCTGCGGTTTTGGTGCACCTCTGTGCCGGAGACCAACAGCATTTAGCAGAGGCCCAGGAACTAGGAGTGATGGGTCCTTTGTTGGACTTGGCTCAAAATGGTACAGATAGGGGGAAGCGGAAGGCTGCTCAATTGCTTGAGCGCATGAGCAGGTTTGTTGAGCAGCAAAAGCTTGCACAGGCGCAAGCTGAGGCCCATGCTCAACAGTCCCAGTCTCAGTCTCAGTCTGAGATTCAACAACCACACCCACCCTCTGTGGCATACACTGTTAATAGATGA